The window ccacaagcatgttgtggatggccagatgggacaccagaaatttgttctagcatcgggctaccatagatggccctgggtgaaaatctctaaaccctcttggtactagaggacgccccaacgtcaagagcAAGTGGATGTAtatgcatgagggccgaataccaggaggtcgcgtctcccactgtatcgtggtcggttgggagggggtatgaccttacccgcctgagtgagggaaaaatatctaggttgagtttgaccaacttgaggaatgggttcgctattaaGGAGCCGAGCCTAATATTGGTAGaagaatagtgaggtctcttccacttacctagttgtgcgctcggatataGGCAGCAAGCTGGCGcagagtataatagaccccggtgatgatcccagagaggaattgtaatgtggacttattgagcaagagttgcatactcattcattcatttattcactattcactcgggctggtggtgcgcaactatttgttacatgtattttcgcaatggacaggatttcggttggggcgcgcaactaacttgagatcaggagtttaccacattgagtctaactatccaaatttaggtatggaactggtttggattgaagtcccttgtgatggaccccatagcctgcgatactatgtactatcatcccgactttacactccaacatggtcattccattcacaccgcatatggcattttgggttactgcgtttctgcatttatatggtctagatacggctgacgctattcatgaactcatcaggaattgtatattacatcgcatcctcggcatctgatatttggctttttatgactccttatttgcatagctattctatattgcttactctgttatcttatgatttatgatcttgtcagtatttctgtttactctaatAATTTCTactcttatcagtatttctgcttactctgataatttataATCTTGTCAGTCTTTCTACTTATaccgataatgtacgatttatggattaccagtattttcgatattatatgatgatagcattgtattgaatacttggcacttaccttgtgcacacacttacaccaccctctaaactttctataagcttatgcacgataaatgcatgcagatgatgataggttgcagtagtgttaagcttggagcatgcaacggtcttctagagcttgactttcgatttatgtatttccctttcggtattctactcaaatgtttatattagtggatatgtgataatgatgttgtctttgtaatttgagtatacttgtgattatgcttattacgagttaaatgtacattgaaaaaaaaatcttctttgtaggatcccaggatcagaatctggcgtatggacactaaaagccgagaatggggtactacggaggctgtcggcaccggatttggcgatcgggattcttgtgaatccaatTTCTAGGTTTAGGATGTGACACCTTATTATTTATGCAGTGATTGTCTTATCTTGTGATAATTCCTATGTTCTAGATAGtttgggctttaggcccacatgggctcaagtccaattgGCCTAGCACAATAAAGGTTGCTCATGTTACTAGATATGCAATTTTGGCTGTGGATTCGATGGGTTGTATCTCAGTAAAGGAGCTTCAGATTGACACACGATTTTTACCATAGCGACCGCAATGATGACGcgatccacatgatagaggtttcAAGGTTATCCAGAAAAAATCACTCGAGTGGGATTTCTAGGTGCGCTAGGGAGCAGTGTATGATTTATCGAGGGTGTGGGTTCATACACGTGTGTGCATGAATGGTGTAACAAATGACCAAAATCCTACAAACTTAGCAGAACCAgagtgaggtagagataacaaaagtgcataaatatagggctaagaataaaaaaatataattccaATAGTGATTATCGCCCAAAATAGGGATTATACAAGTCACAACGATCATGTGATAAAATTTACACATAAAGCACGCCCGATTAGGGACTCtaacatatacatgcacaaaactaaaataaaagcaaGGCCATCCAACTTCTCCCAACACCCCCAAGGCATCACGGAGAAAGTGCAAGCCACCCAAATCTACATGCCGGAGGCCTCGGTAGAACCTGCATCAACAACAATGTctattgatgttttaaaacactgtcatAGGTGTGAGTCAGTACCTAACTTAGTGGTGCCAAAAGttttaagttacacatattattgACTCAATtagcgcagttaatgataaataagaaatcaagcatttcctaaatactcttgttaaatgcatgaatgaaatTATGGAATGATGTATACttcttacaatccaacactccctcataggtgacttcaacgcctatttcacaaatgtcaacactccctcacaagcgactcacACCAAACCACAAACTATCCTAGAGTATGCATAATTAGGCAAGTGATTTTTAATTgcaattcatacaacagattgatGAAGTTAGGATACCGATATTATAACAAAAATCTTTACCTGAATTACGTACCTCATTACGGTACGTAGCGGCTTCTTACCAGTATCCCTTGATCCAATTTTAGGTATCACTTGTTTATATCACGAATCAACATTCCAAAGGTATGGCAtaatacccaaaggtatgagtatcaacccggtatgggtcgtcacccaaatatcgagtatgatcactcaatttTGAGGTGCGGGCTTATCACGTAAAGCCAAATCATCACAAAAGAAAGGTCtcatcacccaatttcattcatacCTGGGTCATTCGAATAATACTTTGTCACGAAATCATCGACCGGGTAATTTGATGAGGGTCATTCGAACGATGATTCATCACCTTCATTAGTACTCATTGGTCACTGCGAGGAGGATTATTACTCCAACATAGGCCAACAATTCGTACACGGTGTGCGTACCTCTACGCCCATCTCATGAGTCTTGGTGGGATCATATCGCACTAATGATTGTAAATGATTTCATCCATTGGGAACGAGGTATCATAGATTCAATTTGGTCATGTCATGcattatgaacatacatgatcagccCGCAATTGGACTAATTTAATTGACCTAGGAGAACCTAGATGCAATCAGCATTAGGTACAAGCATTCCATATAGTCCAACTATTATCGATCGTCTATGTTCAactcaaatcaatcaaacaagcctagggtggtcgACCTAACTCAGGCCACTCCTTGGTTCGGGCGGTTTAGcaactgacccaacatcgtaAGCAATTctaaaaatcactaaggacttaTAATTTGTTAGGCAATCATGATAATATTTCTTGTGAAGCCCAAATTTAACAGTACAAtcactcaagcatttcatcgaatatGTAAGTATCAATAACACAACACAATTGCATATGCATTTTATtgaacatgtaagcatcaatagaacaacacattcaatcacttaagtattttatcaaacatgtgaacatTTATAAGAACTCAATAACACATGTTGCGATCAAATCGAAATGTGAACATGTTATCCTACACCAAGCTATACACAAACAACATATCATTAATTGAAAcactcaagggtcgataaatggcaACATACGAATAACGGTCCATACCTTTGTAATGATTGACCCGACTCAAATCGCTCATAAGATTAAGGATTTGGCGAAAATGATTCATATACCAATTTAGAAGCAATTAGGTAAGATTTATACAATTTAATCTAGAAAAACCTATGTTGAAAAGTATGATTCATTTCTTACCTATCGATTGTGAGTGGGATGGATTTGGCAGAGGAGAACAGTCGAGGTTAAGGCTTGATCGAAGGGAACTCATCAAGAACACTCCAAGATCttccccctctttctctctctcttctctttctctctttctttctagggtAAATTCATATGGTGAGAGGGGATGTGAAATGAAATGGTATTTATAGTACAAGATGTTAcacaaatggccccaatggccctttattcattatattaaccttAAAGGGAGTTGTTTCCAACCAATGGGACTCGCTAGGAGATGTATGGGTTAATCCATGCCATGGGATAAGTGTCCCAATAGACAATCTATATTTGGACACAACCATCTAATGTGGGATGTGCCAACTAACCGGGAAGGCCCTAACCTGATCGACGATCACCAATGATCAATTGAGGCCATGATAATACGGATATGTGTGGAGAAATGTCTTTAGTCCGCACCCCGACTTTGTTTGTGAATTGACGATCCAAAATTATaactttgtgaaagaacaaagggaccagtttcacttaagttctagattttcatataaggtattcgcACAACCTAAGAACTTGCCTTGCAAGTTCAAGTTGAACAATTCGAGACGCGATCTTGACTCGAtgtcccacgatggacgtcaagcccactaagacgaacgtATTTCTAGCCTCGAGTTTAGTGGCACATTAATGAGCAGTCTAGAGCTCGTTCAGATAACTAGAACATTTCTGAAATAAAttgggtagcgagatttcttatgcgcaattattatggtttggattagctaatttTATAGTGTAGCCTATTCGCAACTAGCAGAAATGACAATTTAGTTATATTCACCCTAAGTCAttagttcttaggctaaaaggataagtGGGTCAATTTGGTTTGTTAAATAAGGTCTGACGCCTAATTGACTTGACTTTTGGTAAGTATTTATTTAGTtgtgattgtcttgattagttagtgataggtcggGTAGATTTGAGCTATATAGTAATAAATCACGTAACTAAActtaatgtttaagtgatcaggtggattcgttggcttcctgtTTTTAATTAATCAGATTTGTGTTGTTCTTTATTGTTACTACCAGCGTATAAGGTAACATCGAGTGTTAATGATCAGTAAGTTacaatataaattaattaaaatgaaaattttcaagagtttttgcaaatccaaaataacaaaaatctagGACATTACAAATACTCAGGTCATTCGAACGATACTTTGGCACAGAACCATCGGTCGGGTATATGATAAGGGTCATTTGAACAAGAAGTTGTCACTTCCATTAATGCTTACTAGTCACTATAAGGAGGCACCACCCCAGCATAGATCGACAGCTCAGACATGGTGTCTAATACCACCATGCCCGAGTTATGAGTCTTTTTAGGATCGTAATGCACTAACAATTGTGAATGGACTTAAATTGATTGTAATAGTGGTATCCTAATATTCTATTAgatgttatacaatcaccaaaCATAAGAATAATCAACTCTGTATTAGACTGATCCAATCGATTATGGAGAACCATAGGCAAAATGGCATTGGGTacaaagcatcccgtgtagtcaaTCGTACGTGTTCAACCTCGATCAGCCGTATAAGTCCTGGATAACCAACCCAAAGTGGGCTACCTACTTATGCCATTTGTAAGGCTTAATCCACTATATCAATAATTTAGATTATCAATACATTATCATAATCACAAGTCAACTTACTATCACATCAGGGTATATCATTTAAACATATGTATGAACTAGCACAATCCAATATATATATCCATACAATACAATGTATATCAACAACACATTAATACTACACTTAGGTATATCAATAGAATACATGTACTAATCAATGCAATCCAATGTAAATTAATACAAACTAATGTGTATCAACAACACTTATTAGATGGCATAAAAGGGATTCTAACAATAAGAATTTCATATTGataaagcatttcatcaaacatgtcagATACTAACAACAAATAACACCAGCGTCACAATAATAAAACAATTCAAGTATAAATAACATGTGAATCTTATAAACAACAAAAATCATTATCTAGCACTATCAAGAGTTAATAAAATGAAACCTAGATGAGTGGTcttcaccttatgaatggatttttcaattttttagcacctaagattaggattttaGGAAAAAATCAATTCCTACCGAGAGGGCTTATATAAGATTTATGGAATTTAACATATATGGGCTTGAAATCGGAAGGTAGGATGCTTTTCTTACTTCTAATCACTAGAATGTATAGATTCGGTGGAGGATTTGGTAGCTTCAAGGGTTTTCGTCGAGAGGAATCTGGCGAAAACAATACCAAGAACCccctcactctccttctcttcctctttctctccttctctcattTGTTATGGCAAATTCATATGGGGAGGGGGGAGTAAAATAAATAAGTTTTTATACTGCTAGAtatggtgtaaatggccctaatgcCTAGGTACTTACTATTATAACCATATGGAAGGTTGTTTCTACCTTTTTGGGTTCATTATGGGGTGTATAGGTTGATCTACATCGTAGGATAGTTATCCCGAATGATGATTTCCGTATGGATACGATCGGCTAGCCAGTTGTATGCATCAATCAACGGCTAAGATTGTAAGTCTGTTTAATGGCTACCAATCATTGATTCAGGTCACGACTATACAAATATATGTGAGATATCAACTTAGGTTAGTGCCTTAAATTTAGTCGTAACCTAATGGTACGAAAGACACTACTTTGGCAAAGATTGAGTGTGCACAAATAACTTATATTCCTACCAGTTTCTAAGggcattcacacatctcatgtacTCAACTTGTGAGCTCAAGTTGAACAACTCGAGACACAATCTTGGCACGATTTCCCATAATGGATGTCAAGCTTCTATGATGAACGTCTTTCTATAGTTTCAGATTTAGCAGCTCACTAACGAATCGtatagagcttgtttagataacatgacatttctaaaatgaattaaaCGACAAGATTTTTTGTCCGTaataattagggttttgattagcTAAATTCATAATGTGACCTATtcgtaattagtgaaaatggtgatttgGTCTTAATCATCCTAAATCATTGGTTGTAGGCTAAAAGAGCGACTAGGTCAATTTAGTTTAAGTGTGGGGGATAGTTAAGATTTAAACCATTAATTATCTTAGCTTTAGGTAATTCTTTACTTTATTAATCAGTTATGGGTTGCTAAGATCTGGGCCTTAGATGAATAGATCATAAGGTTAGGCCCAAGATTTTAGTGATCGGTGTATTCAATAGGTTTCTAAGGGTGTCTAATTGAATTTATACAATTCTTTTAATGGCAACACTCATATTTTCGTTAGATTTGCAAATAAAGATCACTATGTAATggattaaaataattatagtgagGAACTTCACCAGGAATTTTGAAATCCTAAGTGGCGAAAATCTAGGCTGTTACAAAGTGTTTCtctcaattcaatcaaataagacCACATGTGTGATCGAGGGCTTAGATTGGGTTCTCTGTGCAAGTAAAATACGCGGGCATGccagagtcaactcgactcaagggtttgattgaattgttggtgtccCCTGTGCCAAGATGGACATATTATAGATTAGACATAGGATCAAGAGTCTTCTCAACCACCGGTATTGTGCTTCATTTAAGCAATTTATGAAATGGTAGAAGTTAGCTCTTCTAAATGAGTTCTTTTTATCTTGTGATAATAGACGTGAGACCATGGCCTTAAGGACTAGTTCTTTTAGTGTGATTCATTACTGTAGTTCAACAACGAAAATAATGGAGAAAGAAGATAAAAGCTAAAAGTTTTCTTTTATTAATAATTTTTACGATCTTAGCACTCATGATCGGCTTGAGGGATGACGATCCGTTCATTACCCAATTAGGATTGAGCTTTGTAATCAGATGGTTATGCAGTGCGGGATTGTTGCATGTTCGTTGCTTGATCGGAACCAAGACTCGTGATGAGACGACCGATGAAGGGCAAATCTTCGACAATATGTTCATTGCTCGATTGGAACAGAGCTTCATGGTGAGATGGCCGGTGAGGTGACAACATGTCTGTGGTCTTGGTCAGAACTAAGCACATGGCAAGACAATCATGATTCGActatccatccatcatttggtgtgGATCAAACTTCATGACCAAATTGCCAGCAGAATAACCTAGTGTGTAGCTAGAAACCCTCGTAGCCTTTTATTCGCAACTAAGTGATCTTCCTTACGATCCATGGGGATGTCATGAATGAAGGGTGGAGAGAAACTACTAATTAACATCTAGGGGTCAATTAACATCTAGGGGTCCCATGTTATGACCAACGAGAGGGCTGAAATtaagctaaaataaaataaaaagataaatgtcAATAGTAAATGGATAAATGAAAAGTTGTCTGGTTATATTGGTGTGAGGCCTCGAGCTCTTCATGGAGTACTAtttatataagcttataaaaggctATGGCTTATGATCTTTAGTATCGTGAAAGATTTAGATAATTGGTTGTAGAAATCTCCTTGATTCTTCGACGTCAATGTGGCCTAATATGTACGACCACATGTACAAGAGATATACTCTCGCTTCTTTAGATTATACGTTAGTTGTAGTCCTCTGTCACCGAACTCTCACATAGGAAGGTTATTGAAGTCCTTCCATCACTTGACTTTAGCATTCGTAAAAGGGTGCTATATGCTTTCATACGATTTTGTCATTTAATGTTGAGGAAGAGAAAGAGACTTGCTTTAATTGGACTATTACTTTTCAATAACATACTTTTGATATGACTgtatcatttaattttttttatatgcacgTTTTTAACTCCTCTTCATGTCATCCGCATCACTCATGGCACGTCTGCCACATGGGGTCTTCTATACTGTTTGACATAGGCACATTAGATAGGGTGTAAACAATGAAGGAGAGAAAGGAtagatttatatttattatttagcATATAATGCCAACACGTGACGACATTTCGTCGACCTAGGTATTTATGCCAAAAACAAgtataaacaatttggatttgccatgccataaaataagcggTTAAaaaaatggacgatgtggatatacaaggcatacatcaaggtaggccttagGGTCGGCACCACAACTAGAAGCAGATTGGCCAGCGTACCGCATGCCAAtagacctggctggtgtgttgatgtcaccaagttttgtgggtcccatcatgaggtatgtgttatttccaaagattaattggaccacacgctgcaaaaagaagtgggggagtaaccgtctaccattgaaatccttttgaggtcacggaagttttggatcaatttatatgatatttattttccctcttcatccaggtcggtgtgaccttatgaacagattggatggaaaataaatgttacggtgggccttacaaatttttTGACGGTGAGAATCATTGACTCTActcctatttgtggtgtggtccacttgagctttggatgtgattcgTGTTTTGGCTCCTACTCTAAAAATAATATCTCCAGGTGGATGAACCGTgtagatatataataaataaattattgtggttcccatgtaactttgatctcctttgaagcgttcgtacaacttggagctcgaggagcgtcagcgttcGTCTTGGCACGACCCGTACACATTATCCAGGTCGCTGGTGtgtcagccaatccgcttccccacaggatggcaaaaataaaaaataaaaaggtaaaAGTCACGGTACATGAGTGCAAACCATTTTTCATTGTACGAAACTCGAGAACATGTCCCACCCTTATCCGACAAAACCTGGTTCTGGCCCACCAGGGAACAAACGGTGGGGAAAACACGATTAGATTATTAAAACCACAAAAGGACATTATATCTCAACTTCTGCCCCACCTCTTTAAACACAagtctggtgggcctcaccttcacTCCAACACTCATCGGCGCATCAACTGTTACACTGTAAGCCGATCGTGCTGGACCCACATTCGTCACCTCACGGCCGTACTTGACCACCATATTCCATTCGAATTGTACCGAAGAGGATGGGTAGTTAAGATTGCCAGGGACCAATAATTTGTTGTCAGACGTGAAGTTGGGCTTTTGGACAATGGGTCCCATATCCCTGGCGCAGTAATAATAGCATAGGTAGTTGATGTCGTCGTCGGTTGTGATGTTGTAGACGAGGCAGGGGTAGAGGGCATTTTTGGGATTGATATGGCCCGCACCATGAGCTAATGGGGTGGAACTACCCCCGGCGGCATCGTGGAGGAGGGATTTCGTGTTGTCGAGTGTGTAGGCCGTGGTCATGAGAGCGGATTTGATGGCGCTTGGGCTCCAGTTAGGGCGTGCGGCCTTGATCAACGCAGCCACACCTGCGATGTGTGAGCATGACATTGATGTTCCTGCATTGGGAATAAACAATGTTTACAGTAAGCAAAagtgatctttagatatgctaaTGTGACTCAATAGAATTGGCGATATTCATAAGATCCTAACTATTTG of the Magnolia sinica isolate HGM2019 chromosome 7, MsV1, whole genome shotgun sequence genome contains:
- the LOC131250662 gene encoding subtilisin-like protease SBT1.8 → MEATFWMLVGTSMSCSHIAGVAALIKAARPNWSPSAIKSALMTTAYTLDNTKSLLHDAAGGSSTPLAHGAGHINPKNALYPCLVYNITTDDDINYLCYYYCARDMGPIVQKPNFTSDNKLLVPGNLNYPSSSVQFEWNMVVKYGREVTNVGPARSAYSVTVDAPMSVGVKVLTDPEKAENWLDRISKMLKPLHYMEEEQVELVTYMFEKEASLRWDNILRTVPSGFVWTWDAFKTHFHGKYFPLTYRNEKEGEFLRLQQGGMTVVEYENHFKKLVRYAPFILANEQMRM